The DNA sequence ATGACCGTGCGGGAAGTCGAAGTGCTCGGTGAGGAGGCGGAGTTGGTCCGGTCGTTCATGGCCTAGGCGGTCGCGGGGTCGGGCCGCCGAAGGCCAGGTGGAGGATCCGGCCGGACAGCAGCCAGGTGCCGGCCGGGGACCGGCGGAACGTGTCCTCGTAGTGGCCCACCTGAACCGGAGGGCCCGGCGGGAGCAGGCCGCCCTCGTGGCCGTCGACGCGGTACGTCGTGAAGTACGAGGTCGCCGTCGCGGTGCCGGGGGACGTCACCGTCACGAGGACGTTGGACATCAGGCGACGCGAGAGCCGGTCGGCGGGACGGGAGCCGAAGTACGCGGCCAGCGCGTCCCGCCCCGCGACGAGCCGCTCACCTGCCGGCCACTCCCATGTGCCGTCCTCGGTGAACAACTCGGCGACGGAGGCCGGTTCGCCGAGGTCGAGGCGGTGGACGAAGTCGATGACGAGGCGCTCGCAGGCTCGCTCGGCGAGCAGCAGATCCAAGGGGGCCACGGGGTTCAAGGGGTCCACGGGGTCCACCGAGTTCATGGCGTTCATGGCGTTCATGGCGTTCATGGTGATGCTTCACACCGCCACGTACGTCACCGGCTCACTCCCCGCCACCGCCTCCGCCCGCCCCAGCTTCACCAGTCGCCGCACATGGGCCTCCGCCTCCGCGATCGCGATGTTCCGTGATCCGTACGGGATTTGCTCCCACGGCCGGTTCCACTCCATGCGTTCGGCGAGCTGCCAGGGGGTGAGGGGAGTGGCGAGCAGGGTGAGGAGGTCGGTGAGGCGGGTCTCGTGGTGGGTCAGCAACTCGCTCACGCGGGCCGGGGCGTCGGTGAACGTGTGCTGGTGGGCCGGGAGGATCTCGGCGGGGGTGAGACGGCCGACGCGTTCGAGGGAGGCGAGGTAGTCGCCGAGGGGGTCGGTGACGGTCGTGTCGTCGGGGTCCTCGTACAGGCCGATGTGCGGGGTGATCCGGGGGAGCAGGTGGTCGCCGGAGAACAAACGGCCGTGGCCGGGGAGTCGGGCCGGGTGGTCCTCCTCCAGGTGCAGGCAGACGTGGCCCGGTGTGTGGCCCGGGGTCCAGATCGCGCGCAGGCGGCGCCCGGGGAGGTCCAGGAGGTCGCCGGGGACGATCTCGCGGTCGGGGGCGGCGGGGGAGAAGCCGGGCAGCGTGCTCGGGCGGCGGGCCGTGCGCAGGGGGGCCACGTGCGCGTCGGGGGCGCCGGCCGCCGTGAGCTTGGCCGCCATGTAGGTGAACCAGCGCTCGGGTTGGGTGGTGCGGGTGCGCCGCACGATCGCCGCGTCCGCCGCGTGCATCGCGATCCAGGCACCGGAGGCCTCGCGCACCTTGCCGGACAGTCCGTGGTGGTCGGGGTGGTGGTGGGTGATCACCACGCCGTGGATGCCGGCGGGCGCGGTGCCGCAGGCCGCCAGGCCCTCGGCGAGGGTGTCCCAGGAGGCCGGGTCGTCCCAGCCGGTGTCGATCAGCACCGGGCCGCGGTCGGTGTCGACGACGTAGACGAGGGTGTGGCCGAGTGGGTTGTCGGGGATGGGGACCTGGATGGACCGGACGCCGCCGCCGTGGTCATGCACCTGCGCCATGGGCTCCCCAATCGCCGCGACACGTTTCCGGCCGACTCGGCCCACTATAACTAGAACGCGTTTCGATGGGAGCCCGAGTCATCCATGTGCCGCCCGTGGACTCCTCGGAGTGGAACTGGTATCAGTTCAGGGATATCTGATGGATCGTCAGAGCCATGGATAGAGAACAGAGTCAGAGCCAGAGTTCAGAGTCTCGCTCCAGGGGAGGCAGTCGCCATGACCGAGCTCGTGGAACACGGACAGCTGTTCATCGGCGGGGAGTTGACCGATCCCCTGGGCAAGGGCGTCATCGAGGTGATCTCGCCGCACACGGAAGAGGTCATCGGCCGCGTGCCGCACGCCTCGCCGGCCGACGTCGACCGGGCGGTCGCGGTGGCACGCAAGGCGTTCGACGAGGGGCCCTGGCCGCGGATGAGCCTCGACGAGCGGATCGAGGTCGTCACGCGGATCAAGGACGCAATCGCCGTACGGCACGAGGAGATCGCCCGCGTGATCTCCTCCGAGAACGGCTCCCCGTACTCCTGGAGCGTCCTCGCGCAGGCGCTCGGCGCGATGATGGTGTGGGACTCGGCGATCACGGTCGCGCGGAACTTCACGTACGAGGAGGCACGCGACGGCGTGCTGGGGAAGATCCTCGTGCGGCGTGAGCCGGTCGGGGTCGTGGCCGCCGTCGTGCCCTGGAACGTCCCGCAGTTCGTCGCCGCCGCCAAGCTCGGGCCCGCGCTGCTGACCGGGTGCACGGTGATCCTCAAGCCGTCCCCGGAATCGCCGCTCGACGCCTACCTCCTCGCCGAGATCGCGAAGGACGCCGGGCTGCCGGAGGGCGTGCTGTCCATCCTCCCGGCGGACCGCGAGGTGAGTGAGTACCTGGTCGGACACCCGGGGATCGACAAGGTCTCCTTCACCGGGTCGGTGGCGGCCGGCAAGCGTGTCATGGAGGTCGCGGCCCGCAACCTCACCCGTGTGACGCTGGAGTTGGGTGGCAAGTCGGCGGCCGTCGTCCTCCCGGACGCGGACGTCGAGGCGACCGTCGCCGGTGTGGTCCCGGCGGCCTGGATGAACAACGGCCAGGCGTGCGTGGCCCAGACCCGCATCCTGCTCCCGCGCTCCCGCTACGACGAGTTCGCCGAGGCCTTCGCCGCGGCGGCCGGCGCGCTGGTGGTCGGCGACCCGCTGGACCCGGCGACCCAGGTGGGCCCGCTGGTGGCGCAGCGCCAGCAGCGCAGGAACCTCGACTACATCCGCATCGGCCAGGAAGAGGGCGCGAAGATCCTGACCGGCGGCGGGCGTCCGGCCGGGCTGGAGAAGGGCTGGTACGTCGAGCCGACGCTCTTCGGGGACGTCGACAACTCGATGCGCATCGCCCGCGAGGAGATCTTCGGCCCGGTGATCTGCCTCCTGCCCTACGGCGACGAGTCCGAGGCCGTGAAGATCGCGAACGACTCCGACTACGGCCTGAGCGGCAGCGTCTGGACCGCCGACACCGCGCACGGCATCGACATCGCCCGCCAGGT is a window from the Streptomyces sp. NBC_00299 genome containing:
- a CDS encoding nuclear transport factor 2 family protein — encoded protein: MNAMNSVDPVDPLNPVAPLDLLLAERACERLVIDFVHRLDLGEPASVAELFTEDGTWEWPAGERLVAGRDALAAYFGSRPADRLSRRLMSNVLVTVTSPGTATATSYFTTYRVDGHEGGLLPPGPPVQVGHYEDTFRRSPAGTWLLSGRILHLAFGGPTPRPPRP
- a CDS encoding MBL fold metallo-hydrolase, producing the protein MAQVHDHGGGVRSIQVPIPDNPLGHTLVYVVDTDRGPVLIDTGWDDPASWDTLAEGLAACGTAPAGIHGVVITHHHPDHHGLSGKVREASGAWIAMHAADAAIVRRTRTTQPERWFTYMAAKLTAAGAPDAHVAPLRTARRPSTLPGFSPAAPDREIVPGDLLDLPGRRLRAIWTPGHTPGHVCLHLEEDHPARLPGHGRLFSGDHLLPRITPHIGLYEDPDDTTVTDPLGDYLASLERVGRLTPAEILPAHQHTFTDAPARVSELLTHHETRLTDLLTLLATPLTPWQLAERMEWNRPWEQIPYGSRNIAIAEAEAHVRRLVKLGRAEAVAGSEPVTYVAV
- a CDS encoding aldehyde dehydrogenase; protein product: MTELVEHGQLFIGGELTDPLGKGVIEVISPHTEEVIGRVPHASPADVDRAVAVARKAFDEGPWPRMSLDERIEVVTRIKDAIAVRHEEIARVISSENGSPYSWSVLAQALGAMMVWDSAITVARNFTYEEARDGVLGKILVRREPVGVVAAVVPWNVPQFVAAAKLGPALLTGCTVILKPSPESPLDAYLLAEIAKDAGLPEGVLSILPADREVSEYLVGHPGIDKVSFTGSVAAGKRVMEVAARNLTRVTLELGGKSAAVVLPDADVEATVAGVVPAAWMNNGQACVAQTRILLPRSRYDEFAEAFAAAAGALVVGDPLDPATQVGPLVAQRQQRRNLDYIRIGQEEGAKILTGGGRPAGLEKGWYVEPTLFGDVDNSMRIAREEIFGPVICLLPYGDESEAVKIANDSDYGLSGSVWTADTAHGIDIARQVRTGTYSVNTFSLDMLGPFGGYKNSGLGREFGPEGYGEFLEHKMIHLPAGWEA